A single region of the Manihot esculenta cultivar AM560-2 chromosome 12, M.esculenta_v8, whole genome shotgun sequence genome encodes:
- the LOC110628605 gene encoding probable calcium-binding protein CML41: MATDRRIPKPSKWFPNKSLRLSFHRRRSKSSSTLSSPSSPLSPCTQRNNLKENELKEVFRHFDGDGDQKISALELRSYFGSIGEYISHEQAQAVIDDLDSDGDRLLDFNDFFKLMKREANEEDDDLKKAFEMFEMEKGSGCITPKSLQRMLHRLGDAKSYDECVAMIHVFDIDGNGVIDFQEFHQMMA, from the coding sequence ATGGCAACAGATCGTAGaatcccaaaaccttcaaaatggTTCCCTAACAAGAGTCTCAGATTAAGCTTCCATCGTCGCAGATCAAAGTCTAGTTCAACCCTAAGCTCTCCTTCCTCTCCCTTGTCTCCATGCACACAACGAAACAACTTGAAAGAAAATGAACTGAAAGAAGTTTTTCGTCACTTCGATGGGGACGGGGATCAGAAGATCTCAGCCTTAGAGCTTAGGTCTTACTTTGGGTCAATTGGGGAGTACATATCACATGAGCAGGCTCAAGCAGTGATCGATGATCTTGACTCAGATGGAGATAGGTTATTAGACTTCAATGATTTCTTCAAACTCATGAAAAGGGAAGCAaatgaagaagatgatgatctTAAAAAGGCATTTGAGATGTTTGAAATGGAGAAGGGATCAGGTTGCATAACACCAAAGAGCTTGCAGAGGATGCTTCATCGCCTAGGAGATGCAAAATCCTATGATGAATGTGTGGCCATGATCCATGTATTTGATATTGATGGTAATGGAGTCATTGATTTTCAAGAGTTCCATCAAATGATGGCTTAA